The nucleotide window CTTGCTTCATTTGCAAGTGACATATCTGTTTTATCTATGACTCTATTATGAAGGAAAAAATAATTTCTGTCATACAACCAGAGGATGATTATTTGTTTGGACTTTGGGTGGTTTGGTGAGTAAACGTGTAATGGATTGTGGTTAGACATTTAAAAAATCCCGCTTATTTATTAATAAGCGAGACTTAATTATTATTTTTCTTGAACAGAAGTAATTTTTGCTGCCGTTCTTTCTTTATCACGTTCTAAAATGGGTTTTAAGTATTTACCTGTGTATGATTTTTTGGAACGAGCGATTTTTTCAGGAGTTCCAGTTGCAATAATTTGGCCACCGCCATCGCCGCCTTCTGGTCCTAAGTCAATCAAATAATCAGCTTGTTTGATAACATCTAGATTATGTTCAATTACAAGGACTGTGTCTCCATTTTCTTCTACAAGTCTTTGGAGCACTTTTAGAAGCCGTCCGATGTCATCCGCATGCAGACCTGTCGTTGGTTCATCAAGAATATAGAATGATTTTCCGTTACTCCGTTTATGAAGTTCAGAAGCTAGTTTCACCCGCTGTGCTTCACCGCCCGATAGTGTGGTTGCAGGTTGACCCAGGCGAATATATCCAAGTCCCACATCTACAATTGTTTGCAGTTTTCGAGCAATTCTTGGTTGGTTTGTAAAATACTCCAAGCCTTCTTCTACTGTCATTTCTAAAACTTCTGCAATATTTTTACCCTTGTAACGGATATCTAACGTTTCACCATTGTATCGTTTCCCATGACAAACTTCGCAAGGTACGTATACATCTGGTAAAAAGTGCATTTCAATTTTAATGATTCCGTCACCTTTACAAGCTTCACAGCGGCCGCCTTTTACGTTGAAGCTGAAACGACCTTTTTTATAGCCACGAACTTTCGCTTCATTGGTGCTTGCAAAAAGATCACGAATATCATCAAATGCGCCTGTGTAAGTCGCCGGATTTGAGCGTGGGGTTCTGCCAATTGGAGATTGATCAATGTTAATGATTTTTTCTAAGTTTTCAATTCCTTTGATTTCTTTGTGCTCTCCAGGTTTAGCATGATTTCTATTTAGCTTTCTCGCTAGCGCTTTTCGAAGTACTTCATTTACTAGTGAGCTTTTGCCAGAACCAGAAACACCTGTGACACATGAGAATGTTGCTAGTGGGATTTTAGCATTAACATTTTTTAAATTATTGGCTTTTGCACCGATTATTTCTAATTCAAGACCATTTCCTTTTCTACGAGTTGCTGGAACTGGAATGAATTTTTTGCCGGATAAATAATCACCAGTAATGGAATTCTTATTTTTTGCCACTTCTTCTGGAGTTCCCGCAGCAACAATCCGACCGCCATGTTCGCCCGCACCAGGTCCAATATCAATCAAATAGTCAGCCGCCATCATGGTATCTTCATCGTGCTCGACCACAATAAGTGTATTGCCAATGTCACGCATGCTTTGTAATGTACTAATTAAACGGTCATTATCACGCTGATGAAGTCCAATCGATGGTTCATCAAGAATATAAAGGACACCCGTTAACCTCGAACCAATTTGGGTTGCTAGTCTGATACGCTGTGCTTCTCCACCTGACAGAGTTCCTGCAGCGCGACTCATCGTCAAGTAATCTAAGCCAACATTTTTTAAGAACCCTAGTCGAGCACGAACTTCTTTAAAAATTGGAGCAGCGATTTGTGTCTCTTTTTCAGAGAGCTCTAAGCCATCAAAAAATGCTAGCGCTTCGTTAATCGAGAATTCACTGATTTGCCCAATATGATGATCATTTACTTTGACTGAAAGTGTCTCTTCCTTTAAGCGATAGCCTTTACAAGATGGGCAAGGTAAATCTGTCATGTATTGTGCCATTTGGTCGCGCGTGAAGTCAGAATTTGTTTCCCGGTAGCGACGTTCGATATTAGGAAGTATCCCTTCGAACGGAATCCAGGTTTCGCGCGTCATACCAAAATCATTTTTGTATTCGAAATAAAACTCTTTCTCTTTTGAGCCATTCAAAATAATATCTAAATCTTCTTTAGATAGTTTTTCAAGTGGCTTATCCATATCAATTCCAAACTCTTTACAAGCAGAAGCTAACATTTGTGGGTAGTACTGAGAGCTGATTGGACGCCAAGGGATAATTGCCCCTTCATTTAGTGATAAGCTTCTATCTGGAATAACAGTATCTATATCA belongs to Listeria ivanovii subsp. ivanovii and includes:
- the uvrA gene encoding excinuclease ABC subunit UvrA — encoded protein: MNKDKIVIQGARAHNLKNIDLEIPRDKLVVMTGLSGSGKSSLAFDTIYAEGQRRYVESLSAYARQFLGQMDKPDVDLIEGLSPAISIDQKTTSRNPRSTVGTVTEIHDYLRLLYARVGHPVCPNHGIEITSQTIEQMVDRVLEYPEKTRIQIMAPIVSGKKGTHKKTIEEIKKEGYVRIRVDGEIYDINDEMEIEKNKKHSIEIIIDRIVIKEGINTRLYDSIEAALRLADGYAVVDIMGDKELLFSEHYACPYCGFSVGELEPRMFSFNSPFGACPTCDGLGTKLEVDIDTVIPDRSLSLNEGAIIPWRPISSQYYPQMLASACKEFGIDMDKPLEKLSKEDLDIILNGSKEKEFYFEYKNDFGMTRETWIPFEGILPNIERRYRETNSDFTRDQMAQYMTDLPCPSCKGYRLKEETLSVKVNDHHIGQISEFSINEALAFFDGLELSEKETQIAAPIFKEVRARLGFLKNVGLDYLTMSRAAGTLSGGEAQRIRLATQIGSRLTGVLYILDEPSIGLHQRDNDRLISTLQSMRDIGNTLIVVEHDEDTMMAADYLIDIGPGAGEHGGRIVAAGTPEEVAKNKNSITGDYLSGKKFIPVPATRRKGNGLELEIIGAKANNLKNVNAKIPLATFSCVTGVSGSGKSSLVNEVLRKALARKLNRNHAKPGEHKEIKGIENLEKIINIDQSPIGRTPRSNPATYTGAFDDIRDLFASTNEAKVRGYKKGRFSFNVKGGRCEACKGDGIIKIEMHFLPDVYVPCEVCHGKRYNGETLDIRYKGKNIAEVLEMTVEEGLEYFTNQPRIARKLQTIVDVGLGYIRLGQPATTLSGGEAQRVKLASELHKRSNGKSFYILDEPTTGLHADDIGRLLKVLQRLVEENGDTVLVIEHNLDVIKQADYLIDLGPEGGDGGGQIIATGTPEKIARSKKSYTGKYLKPILERDKERTAAKITSVQEK